Proteins encoded in a region of the Oscillospiraceae bacterium MB24-C1 genome:
- the proS gene encoding proline--tRNA ligase — MADNKKKLVEDITPMDVDFAKWYTDIVRKADLADYSSVRGCMIVRPYGTAIWENIKNLLDGMFKETGHENVMMPMFIPEGLLQREKDHVEGFAPEVAWVTHGGAEELTERLCIRPTSETLFCEHFAKVCNSYRDLPMLYNQWCSVCRWEKTTRPFLRTAEFWWQEGHTIHETAEEAMQETEQQLDCYARLCEEFLAIPVIKGRKTEKEKFAGAERTYTIEAMMHDGKALQSGTSHYFGDGFAKAFGITFQGRDNKLQHPHETSWGMSTRIIGAIIMTHGDDNGLVLPPAIAPWQAVIVPVAQHKPGVLEAVENLKQQLSGVCRVKLDTSDNSPGWKFAEYEMKGVPLRIELGPKDIEQGQCVVVTRHNREKHFISLSELNAQIPSLLQKVHDGIYQMALENRENKTFTATTMEEIMAFSAEKSGFLKTMWCGTLECEMAMKEKAGLSSRCMPFEQEQLGDGCPICGKKATAMVVWGRAY; from the coding sequence GTGGCGGATAATAAAAAGAAATTGGTGGAAGACATCACCCCGATGGATGTTGACTTTGCCAAGTGGTATACCGATATTGTAAGAAAAGCCGATCTCGCCGATTATTCCAGTGTGCGTGGCTGCATGATCGTGCGCCCTTATGGCACGGCCATCTGGGAAAACATTAAAAACCTGCTCGACGGCATGTTCAAGGAAACCGGGCACGAAAATGTTATGATGCCCATGTTCATCCCCGAAGGACTGTTGCAGCGCGAAAAAGATCACGTCGAAGGCTTTGCGCCTGAGGTTGCGTGGGTAACACACGGCGGAGCAGAAGAGCTCACCGAGCGCCTTTGTATACGCCCCACCTCTGAGACGCTATTCTGCGAGCATTTTGCAAAGGTCTGCAACTCCTACCGTGATCTGCCAATGCTCTATAACCAATGGTGTTCCGTCTGCCGGTGGGAAAAGACCACCCGCCCGTTTTTGCGCACCGCCGAATTCTGGTGGCAGGAAGGTCACACCATCCACGAAACTGCCGAGGAAGCTATGCAGGAGACTGAGCAGCAGCTCGACTGCTATGCACGGCTTTGCGAGGAGTTCCTAGCGATTCCAGTCATCAAAGGCCGAAAAACTGAAAAGGAAAAGTTTGCGGGCGCCGAGCGCACCTACACGATAGAGGCGATGATGCACGATGGCAAAGCGCTGCAGTCCGGTACATCGCACTATTTTGGCGATGGCTTTGCCAAGGCGTTTGGCATCACCTTTCAGGGGCGTGATAATAAGCTTCAGCACCCGCATGAGACTTCTTGGGGTATGTCCACCCGCATTATCGGCGCCATCATCATGACGCATGGCGACGACAACGGTTTAGTGCTGCCGCCTGCTATCGCACCGTGGCAGGCCGTCATTGTACCGGTTGCCCAGCACAAACCCGGTGTGCTTGAAGCCGTTGAAAATTTAAAACAACAGCTTTCTGGCGTCTGCCGAGTCAAGCTTGATACTTCGGACAATTCCCCCGGCTGGAAATTCGCCGAGTATGAGATGAAGGGCGTGCCGTTGCGCATTGAGCTTGGCCCCAAGGATATCGAACAGGGACAGTGCGTCGTTGTCACCCGCCACAATCGTGAGAAGCATTTTATTTCGCTCAGCGAACTCAACGCACAGATCCCTTCGCTGTTACAAAAGGTTCACGACGGCATCTATCAGATGGCGCTTGAAAACCGCGAAAACAAAACCTTTACAGCCACTACGATGGAAGAAATTATGGCGTTCTCAGCTGAAAAGAGCGGATTTTTGAAAACCATGTGGTGCGGCACTCTTGAGTGCGAGATGGCCATGAAGGAAAAGGCTGGGCTTTCCTCCCGCTGCATGCCCTTTGAACAGGAGCAACTCGGAGACGGTTGCCCAATCTGCGGCAAAAAAGCTACCGCTATGGTTGTTTGGGGCAGGGCTTATTAA
- the acpP gene encoding acyl carrier protein, giving the protein MIFDKVRDILAEQLDIDEDLITSESSIVDDLGADSLDIVDLVMSLEDEFDTEIPDEAIENIKTVGDIVHFIEETLA; this is encoded by the coding sequence ATGATTTTTGATAAGGTAAGGGATATCCTTGCTGAGCAGTTGGATATCGATGAGGATCTTATCACCTCAGAATCCTCAATCGTTGATGACCTCGGCGCAGATTCGCTGGATATTGTCGATCTCGTCATGAGCCTTGAAGACGAGTTCGATACCGAAATTCCTGACGAAGCAATCGAGAACATCAAAACGGTTGGCGATATCGTGCATTTCATTGAAGAGACCCTGGCGTAA
- the lexA gene encoding transcriptional repressor LexA → MENLSDKERSLLAYIKERLIDQVPPTVREICRDLNIKSTSSAHRYLKSLEAKGYISMGDNENRVIRLVGSGAVRTAQIPLLGTVTAGQPILAFEEVTDYIPFCADGEDPAKLFALNVRGDSMIEAAILDGDVVIVRQTPSVENGAIAVAMVEDEATVKRFYKENGHYRLQPENSSMEPIIVRDCRVLGRVVAVVRRLS, encoded by the coding sequence ATGGAGAATTTAAGCGACAAGGAGCGTAGCCTGCTCGCCTATATCAAGGAGCGTTTGATTGACCAGGTGCCGCCGACTGTGCGTGAAATTTGCCGGGACCTGAATATCAAGTCAACCTCTTCCGCACACCGTTATCTCAAAAGTCTTGAGGCGAAGGGCTATATCAGCATGGGTGACAATGAGAACCGCGTGATCCGGCTTGTCGGATCAGGCGCAGTTCGCACCGCGCAAATTCCGCTTCTGGGCACCGTTACGGCCGGGCAGCCGATTTTGGCCTTTGAAGAGGTCACCGACTACATTCCATTTTGCGCCGACGGTGAAGACCCGGCTAAGCTTTTTGCGCTCAACGTACGAGGCGACAGCATGATTGAGGCCGCCATTCTTGACGGAGATGTCGTAATAGTGCGGCAGACCCCCTCGGTTGAAAATGGTGCGATTGCCGTAGCTATGGTTGAGGATGAGGCGACAGTCAAACGCTTTTATAAAGAAAACGGACATTATCGACTACAGCCTGAAAACAGCAGCATGGAGCCGATCATCGTACGGGATTGCCGCGTTTTGGGCCGGGTGGTGGCTGTGGTTCGCCGCCTTTCATAA
- a CDS encoding site-2 protease family protein — translation MLYRLFGGLSFQIVLARLIVLMTAIPVHEFAHAWAAEKMGDSTARYSRRLSLNPLDHIDPIGALMILLIGIGFARPVPIDSRNFRDHKMGTIVTSLAGPFSNILMALVCMIIAKLLRLVFIATQLGFLVGIYQVVSFMVSVNLMLAVFNLLPIPPLDGWHAICPLLPREIYWKIAAYEHQMVWLVLFLVWFGAFNGILGTLSGALYMLLDAITFFI, via the coding sequence ATGCTTTACAGACTCTTTGGCGGACTGAGCTTTCAAATTGTTTTAGCGAGACTGATTGTCCTGATGACGGCTATACCGGTGCATGAATTTGCGCATGCGTGGGCAGCTGAAAAAATGGGCGATTCCACTGCGCGCTATTCCCGTAGATTGTCCCTAAACCCCTTGGATCACATCGACCCCATTGGCGCGCTGATGATTCTACTGATTGGCATCGGCTTTGCTCGGCCCGTGCCGATCGATTCACGGAATTTCCGCGATCACAAAATGGGAACCATCGTCACAAGTCTGGCAGGGCCGTTCTCCAATATACTCATGGCATTGGTCTGCATGATCATAGCCAAGCTTTTGCGGTTGGTTTTTATCGCGACCCAGTTGGGATTTTTGGTGGGTATCTATCAGGTGGTTTCCTTTATGGTCAGCGTCAACCTTATGCTGGCGGTGTTTAACCTGCTGCCGATTCCACCGCTTGACGGCTGGCACGCTATCTGCCCTTTGCTTCCCCGTGAGATTTACTGGAAGATAGCGGCCTATGAGCATCAGATGGTCTGGCTTGTGCTCTTCCTTGTTTGGTTCGGTGCATTTAACGGCATTCTCGGTACACTGAGTGGCGCGTTGTATATGTTGCTGGATGCGATAACATTCTTTATCTAA